The region TCTAAGATAGTATTATTGATTATCGTAGTTTCTGTTCTACCTATTGTTTACGAATTTATAAAAGCTAAATTGCAGAAAGAAAAAGTAGTTTAAACTACTGTATTAGATATAGAAGGAATACCACATTATGTTTTCATAGTGTGGTATTCTTGTATAAGTACTTCTTCTACTTGTTTTATTTGATCTTCGAATAGTGTTTTAGAGCGTTTAGCTAAGTATAAGTCATTATCTAATGGTTTATACCCATCCCATAGTTTGACTAGTTTATTCTCACTTAAAGTACCTTTAGTGATGAGGTCAGGCAGTAGTCCTAGTCCTTTGCCAATAGTTAAACAACGTACTATGGAAAATTTGTTTGGCACAATGTAATTCGCTGTGAAAGGAGCTGCATGTCCAAAGTTTAATTGCCAGAATGCATTTAGAACATCCATCTCAGTAGCTGTGCTATACCATGATTGTGTTATCAACCATTGTTCTATTACAGCTTTATCCTTTAATTTCAATAAGTTAAAAGCATCAAGGCAAGACTGTTTTCCTGCTACTATTTGATAAGTTTCATGTGCTAGGTGTGTATAGATTATATCCTTATTTGTATCTGATTCATTAGTAATGATAAGGTCTAAAAATCCTTTCTTAAGTTGCTCTTTTAAGTAGCTTGATTTGCCAAACTGTATAATTATATTAAAGTCAAATGTAGGTATGTTGTGTTCTAGAGTCTGTTGAAATGTTTCTTCACACATTCCTATTGTTATCGTTATTCTATCTTGTCCTGCTTTTTTCTTAAACTTAGTTTCTACGTCCTCTAAATGGCTTATAGAAGGGAGTATTTGTTGATAGAGTAGTTTGCCTCTTTCTGTAGGTAGCATTCTACGTGGTGTGCGTTCAAATAAAGCAAATCCTGTGTAAGCTTCTAAAGAGTTAATATGTAGACTTACACCTGGTTGTGTGAGGTATAGTTCTTTAGCAGCCCCACTTAAAGTGCCAATTTCATAAATAGCTTTAAAGGTTCTAAACCATTCTAAGTTTGCTTTCATGTATAAGTGTAGTTATATATGATGTAAAGTTATATAATTTTTAATTGAATACTGTGTGATTTAACTTTGCGGTATAAAATTTAGATAAAAGAATATGAAAAAAGTATTTGTAATAAATGGAGGACAGGTTTTTACACATTCAAAAGGACAATTTAATGCTACGCTAGTTGAATTAGATATTGAAACACTAAGAGATAAGCACAATCTAGAGGTAAGGGTTACTGATATTAACGATGAATATGATTTACAGACAGAGGTAGATAACTTCGTATGGGCAGATTTGATTATTTATCATGTACCAGTGTGGTGGTTTGGCTTGCCACACGGATTAAAAGAATACCTTGATAAGGTCTTGACACATGGACATCGCAATGGGCTGTATTACAGTGATGGACGTAAGAACGAAAGTCCTAATCTCAATTATGGAAGAGGAGGGTTGTTATTAGGAAGGAAATATATGGTAACTTCTTCTTGGAATGCACCTAAGACAGCTTTTACATTAAAAGGTGAGTTTTTTAATCAAACTAGCCCCGATGAGGGAGTATTGTTTGGGTTACACAGAATGAATAGTTTTTTATCTTTAGAACCAGTCGAGGGGATGCACTTCTATGATATTGAGAAGAATGGAACAGAGGAGTTGATTGCAATTTATAAAAATCAATATATACATCATTTAGAAAGTATATTAGATTTGATCGAATTAGAATAACTAAAAAAGGCTAGTGAAATACAGTTTCATTAGCCTTTTTTAGTTTTTTATATATTATTTAACCCATAAGTTTGAAGCTTTATATTCTCCTCCCCAAATGCGGTTAGCTAATTCAGGATTATCGATAAATGGGTTACGGTTACCTTGTGAACTTTTGTATACTGGGTTATATGGATTACCATGATACTCATTGCGTCTTTTTTCTATATCATCTACTGGGTCTTCTGCGTTCCATTTTAAGAATAGATCGATCATTTCATCGCTCAGTATACCATTTTTACTATCTATAGGCATTCCTATTTTTGTAGCTTTAGTATATCCACCACCTCTTTCATTCTCATAGCGTATATGCATATACATCATCATACGAGCTACATCACCTTTCCATTCATCTCCAGGATAGTAGTATTCGGTACCAATGGTTTTAGAGTTACCTTTACTATCTACGAATTTTCTATTTCCTCGAGAAGAGTTAGTCGATCTATTAATAGCACGCAAGTGATGTGCATCATGACCAGCTACAGATTCTATTGCAGTAAGTGCAGGAGCTTCTCCACCAGCTTCAAGTTTTTTCTGTTGTTTTTGGGCATCTACAGCTCTTGATTGTGCGAATACATGTTCGCGTTCCCATAGTGAAGTAAGTGGAAGTGAGGTACTACCGTTATTTTTATGTTCTTTAGGCACAGATCTTTTCTTGGTGATATCATCTTTCGCATCAATATCAGGCCAAGAGTATATCTGTAGAACATTGTTTGTATTCTTAGGGTCTTCATCTGTATATTCAGATGCTATCCATATACCTGGTGTATACGATTGAGGATTGTGTGTTTCTTTTACTAGTTTAGCTAACTGTTGTTTCAGTTGCATTCCTTCTTTAGTGAAATCTACTTTACTATAGTACTTTTCGTAACTAGCTGGGATATTATAATTTCCATTATTTCCTTCGCTTGGTTCTTCTGGTTTAGGATCAGGTTTAGTTCCTCCTCCGTTATCAGGTTTTTCTGTTGGTTCTGTGATAATAGGATCTTTGGTACACGATGTTGTGAATAACGCTAGTCCCATTAATACTAGTAGTGTTTTTTTCATTTCTGATGAGTATGTTTTATTATTCTGTTTCTGTAATAGATAAAACTTGAAGTTTTTATCTATCTACTGCAAGTTACGCATTATAGCTCTTTTGAGTGGATAGATAAAAAAGAATTGGAAATATTAGATAAAAGAGTTAAAATGATATGATTAACATTCTTACAGAGATTGCTAAGTGGCTTTTGTTTGTTTTTTAGAAGTAATATTAATGATATATATAGAGGCTTAGCCTTGTGAAATGACGTTTTTATACATAAAAATAGGGGCATTCTAGCAGAATGCCCCTATTTTGTGTATTTTTTAAAATAAAAAGTCTATTTAACCCATAAATTATGAGCTGGTTTCCCTCCCCAAATTTGGGTTGCTAAGTATGGGTTATCGATGAATGGATTTCGATTACCTTGTGCATAAGGATTATTTGTATTACCATGATACTCATTGCGTCTTTTTTCTATTTCTGATACAGGGTCTTCCGCATTCCATTGAAGTAATAGATCTATCATACCATCTGGTGTATTAGCAGTGCTACCAATAGCATTTTTAGAAGGTAGACATTGTTGTCCATATCTTACATACATATACATCATCATACGTGCTACATCACCTTTCCATTCGTTACCAGGATACCATCCTTCCCCTACCTTACCTGAATAACCAGAACCTGCAATGAATTTTAAGTTACTACGTAGTCCATTCCAACCTGTATCTGAAGAGCGGAGATTGTGAATATCAGTTCCGATACCTTCTGGTTTTGTTTTAAAATTCCCTGCATTTTGAGTATAAACATGCTCTCTATTCCACGTATCAGTAGCAGCTCCACCTTGGTTTTGTTTAGACATAGCTCTAGTATAAGCTTGTTTATCAGCTGAGTTTCCCTTGTTATCATGACCATAAAGTAGATATACTTCAGTAGGTTTTCCAGATGTTATAGGAACGTAATCTGTAGCCTTGGTAGCTTCCCATACTTCAGGGGTATATTTAAGATTTTTTGTATGCGTATCTTCAAGTAACCTGGTTAATTGATCTTTTAACTCTTTACCTTGTTTACTAAAATCTACTACTGCATAATATTCTTTTTGATTAGCAGGGATAATGTAGTCACCTGGAGTGCCGGGATCTGGTTTTTCATTATGACCATCTTCTGGTTTAGTTGGGATAGTAGGCTTCTCTTTACCAGGTGTCGCCTCTGTAATAATAGGATCCTTACTACAACCTGAAAAAGATAATAAGAAAGACGCTATTGTTACTAATAATATTTTCATTTTCATGAATTTAAATTTATTTCTATAAAATTGGAAATGTATGTCCGTTTGATGTAATAAGAGGGTGTAATGTTGTAATTATCCCATTAAACTAGATAATACCAATTTTTACAATTACTGTATATTAACTAGTTACTTGTTTACATGATCAGTTCCTTTAACCTATAAATTACCAGTATGACACTAAACGGAGATACATTAAATTGGATAAGATAAAAGCCTGTTCTATGAAAACAGGCTTTTTTGTATAGAGGGGAGTTATTTTTTTTCTAATAAAGCCATATAGAATCCGTCAAATCCAGACTCACTAGCTAATATCTTGTGATCTTCTACTAATTTAAAATCTTTACCAGCTTCTGAGCTTAAGAATTTAGCGATCTGATGTTCGTTTTCAGAAGGTAAGATAGAGCAAGTAGCATATACCATTTTTCCACCAGATTTAAGTATTTTAGAATAGTCTTGTAATACTTGTTCTTGTACTTGTTTTATTTCTTCTACAAACTCAGGTCTAAGTTTCCACTTGCTATCAGGGTTTCTTTTAAGTACTCCTAATCCACTACATGGAGCATCTATAAGTACACGATCTGCTTTTTCGTGAAGTTTTTTGATTGTCTTAGTACCCTCGATGATACGGTATTCAATATTGAATGCACCGTTTCTTCGCGCTCTGATTTTAAGCTGTTTTTGTTTACTTTCGTAGATGTCCATAGCGATGATTTGTCCCTTATTTTCCATAAGAGAAGCAATGTGTAGTGTCTTACCACCAGCACCAGCACATGTATCTACTACACGCATACCAGGTTGTACATCTAATAATCTAGCTACTCGCTGCGAAGAAGCATCTTGAACTTCGAATAACCCCTCTTTAAATGCGTCTGTCATAAAGACATTTGCTCTTTCTTTTAGGATTAAGGCATCTGGGTATTCTTCAGGTATAATAGTTTCTATATCTAGATCCATTAATATACCATATAGTTTTTGTCTTGTAGTCTTTAAAGTATTCACACGCAAAATCACGCTAGCTTGTTTATTCTGAGCTGCAAGTTCTGTCGTCCATTTCTCTTCACCTAATTCTTTTACTCCTAGTTCATCCATCCAATCTGGAATAGACTCTCTGTACTTTCTAGTTTTAGTAAGTTCATCAAATCTTCCTTTGATACGACGTTCCGGTGTGTTTTCAAAGTATTTCCAATCAGGTAATTTATATCCTCTAAGTACAGCCCATACAGCGAAGATTCTCCATGCATCATCTCTGTTGATAGGATCTTTTACTTCTGCTATTTCTGCGTATAATCTTCTCCATCTTACGATTTCATAGATAGTTTCAGCTACGAATTTTCTATCAGCGCTTCCCCAGCGTTTATCTTTTTTCAATGCTCTAGCTACCATTTTATCCGCATATTCCCCATCGTTGAATATTGCTAAAAGAGAGTCGATAACTGTAAATACAAGGTTTCTGTGTAATCTCATTATTATATATATAAATATAGCCCACAAATATACGTCGATTTGCGGGCTTTATGGGTATTGATTAATATTATTTTAAGTTAAATAGGTTACTTCTTGTCTTTATATTTTTTCAGAAGTTTTCGATTAAAGTCATCTTCTGCCTTCTTTAAAACTAGAATATTCTTTTCGCCAATGATCTTTTTAGCATCTTCAATAAACTTAACTCTAGTAGAAGAGTAGTTTTCTTCGAAGTCTATTAATTCTTGTACTTTTTTGCTTGTTTCTCTATCGCTTAATTTGCTTAAGTCTTCGATATCAGTGTTCTTGATATATCTAAAGATGTCAGTGTGGCGTAGTTCAGACATTTTTTTGTCATAAGTGATATAGATAGGTAAGAACTTATCCGCTTGATCACTACTTAGTTTTAACTCAGAAGTAATGTGAGCTACTTTTAGAGAACGTATCTGATCATGCTTATCTTGTGCATAAATTAGCGCACTACACACTAGGGCTAGTATAATAATGAATAGGTGTTTCATCGTGTTATTCGTTTAAGTAATATTCGATATCAATATGTGATAGCAAATAATGATCTAATTGTGATTGTTGTATTTCTATATTGTCTTCTAGATCTTCTAAGTCTTCTTCATTAAGAGAGTTGATAATCTCGTTGTTTAAGGAGTAAGATTGATTGTATTCTAGATATGTTTCTATATTCTCGTTGTTGATTCGGTTGCTTTTTTCAGTTTTATAAACTGTACTAATACCTACAAAAAGTGCAATACAAGCAACTGCTACCATCCATACAAATTTATTTTTGTACAATGGAATGACTTTCGGGGTAGGAGTAGTATTCTCTACAGCAGAAATCACTCTACTCTCTAAATTAGCAAAGTAATCCTCAGGTATTTTAAATACGTGCTTAGGATTATTGTTATTGGAGTATTTGTTGTGCATTTTTATTCTCATTTATTATTAGACGAATTTTAAATCTAAAGGTTTAATTTGCTTCTAAAAATTGTTCTATTTTTTTGACAGCGTGGTGATAAGAAGCTTTTAGTGCGCCTACACTAGTCTGTAATATTTCTGATATGGATTGATAGTTTAAATCTTCGTAGTACTTCATTTTAAAGACTAATTGTTGTTTCTGAGGTAGAGATGCTATTGCTTTTTGAAGTAATAGTTCTGCTTCATCTCCATCGAACAAACTATCCGCCTCTAATTGGTTCACTAGATAGTCGTTAAATTCTGTGTCAAGGATATTGAGTTTCTTGCTCTTCTGCCTTAGAAAGTCTAATGCTTGATTGGTAGCTATTCTATATAGCCAAGAGAACAATTGACTATTGCCTTTAAAAGTATCGATATTTTGATATACTTTAATAAACGTTTCTTGTAATACATCATCTGTATCATCGTGATTAAGTACGATAGTTCGTATATGCATATACAGTCTCTCCTGATATGCAGAGATCAAATCGCGAAATGCTTCATGTTTTGTGTCGTTATTTTTTAATCGATGTAAAAGTGCAATTTCGTCTACCAAGAGATATTTGTTTTTTATAGTTTATTTTAGAGACAAAAGTAAAAGTAGGAATTTAATGTCGTTTTATATCTATAAAGAAGTTATTTTTGCTAGAAAAAAAATGGTTAAGACTGTTATATTTGACATGGATGGTGTTATCGTAGATACAGAGCCAGTACACAGATATGCTTATCATACACACTTTAGAGAATTAGGTATTAATGTGTCTGAACATGTATATAATTCATTTACTGGGCATTCTACTAAAAACACTTACGAGCGAATTAAAGAATTATATGGTGTAGAAGGGGAGGTACAATCGCTGGTATTGAGAAAGAGAGCTTTGTTTAACGAATCATTTGATACCAAACCAGATTTAGAATTAATAGAAGGTGTACGCGAACTTATAGAAGGACTGCATGCAAAAGGAATCGAACTTATCGTGGGATCTTCTGCTTCTAAGAGTACGATAGATAGAGTGTTCACTCGTTTTGGATTGTATCCTTTCTTTAGTCATATCGTCAGTGGTGAAGATTTACCTAAGTCTAAACCTGATCCAGCGATATTCTTAAAGGCGGCCTCATTAGCTAAGCATAATGCTGTAGAAGATTGTATGGTGATAGAAGATAGTACGAATGGGATTAAGGCGGCTAATGCAGCTGATATTAGAGTAATCGGATATAAAAGTGCTAACTCAAAACAACAAGATTATACTGGGGCAAACCATATAGTACATGATTTTAGAGACATAGACGCGGATTATATAATTAATTTGTAGTTCGTAAACCTTTTTTTTAGCGTATATCTAGTGTGAATGATAATAGAAAGTGTAGTTTAGATAGTAATTTTAGAATGTAAGGTTCTTTATTTTGACTTTGTTTTATTTTTATAATGGTCAGAATTTATTAACTTTGCGTTCTTTATAATAAAAGTATATTAAGTAGATGTTTCATAGATATATTAAATTAGGTATCGCTGCAGTATTATTTGCAGTTTCGATTTGGCAATTTGTAGAAGGTAATATCGGTAACGGTATTTTCTTATTATTCCTTATTTCATTAGTAATATTACTTTACTATAAAAACGAGTTTATCCTATTAGCGTTTTTAAAGCTTAGAAAACAAGACTTTGATGGAGCTAAGAAATGGTTAGATAAAATCAAAAATCCTGATACAGCATTAGTGCGTAAACAGAACGGATATTATAATTACCTATTGGGTATTATGTGTTCACAGACTAACTTAAACGCTTCTGAAAAGTATATGAAGAAAGCAATAGAGTTTGGTCTTAATATGGATCAGGACTTAGCTATGGCTAAATTACAGTTGGCTGGTATAGCAATGACAAAAAGAAGAAAATTAGAAGCAACCAAGTTATTAAGCGAAGCACAGAAGCTAGATAAACAAGGGGCTCTAAAAGATCAAGTAAAAATGATGAAACAACAAATGAAGAAAATCTAATTTCAACATTTATAATATAAGTATAAAGCTACACTATGGTGTAGCTTTTTTTGTGCCATACCGTAGGATCAGTTATTAGCATACATGCTAGTGTAATTTATTTCCCCTGTGTGAAGTAGTGATTTTTTTATTTATATTTGTGAAGTAGTAATTAGATGAATTATCTACTTTTTTTGACCAATCTTCTAGGTCAGTTTATGTGAAAATTCCGCAATTTTTTTTTGAAACTATGTAAAAGGCATCTTTATGCACTTTTATTCCGAGTGAGTCCATAGTGAGTCCATTAAAATGAGCTTTTTAATGGACTCACTATGCTCTCACAATGCTGTCGGTTTACATTCATATGAATGGAGAAAGGAACAACTTTAACAGCAGTTAATAATAAGGTGGTTTTGGATTTAAAAAGGGTAAAATAACTTTAATCCTTATGAGTTAGGATCATTGATTTCTAGTAGAATAGGAATTGTTTTGTAGTTGCAAGTTACAATTTTTAAATGGTTAAATAAGTGGGTGTAGTAAGAAAATAGAATAGATTATAGAGATTGATTGTTATTGTTTTTTTTTATT is a window of Myroides oncorhynchi DNA encoding:
- a CDS encoding NAD(P)H-dependent oxidoreductase, with amino-acid sequence MKKVFVINGGQVFTHSKGQFNATLVELDIETLRDKHNLEVRVTDINDEYDLQTEVDNFVWADLIIYHVPVWWFGLPHGLKEYLDKVLTHGHRNGLYYSDGRKNESPNLNYGRGGLLLGRKYMVTSSWNAPKTAFTLKGEFFNQTSPDEGVLFGLHRMNSFLSLEPVEGMHFYDIEKNGTEELIAIYKNQYIHHLESILDLIELE
- a CDS encoding HAD family hydrolase produces the protein MVKTVIFDMDGVIVDTEPVHRYAYHTHFRELGINVSEHVYNSFTGHSTKNTYERIKELYGVEGEVQSLVLRKRALFNESFDTKPDLELIEGVRELIEGLHAKGIELIVGSSASKSTIDRVFTRFGLYPFFSHIVSGEDLPKSKPDPAIFLKAASLAKHNAVEDCMVIEDSTNGIKAANAADIRVIGYKSANSKQQDYTGANHIVHDFRDIDADYIINL
- a CDS encoding endonuclease I family protein; protein product: MKKTLLVLMGLALFTTSCTKDPIITEPTEKPDNGGGTKPDPKPEEPSEGNNGNYNIPASYEKYYSKVDFTKEGMQLKQQLAKLVKETHNPQSYTPGIWIASEYTDEDPKNTNNVLQIYSWPDIDAKDDITKKRSVPKEHKNNGSTSLPLTSLWEREHVFAQSRAVDAQKQQKKLEAGGEAPALTAIESVAGHDAHHLRAINRSTNSSRGNRKFVDSKGNSKTIGTEYYYPGDEWKGDVARMMMYMHIRYENERGGGYTKATKIGMPIDSKNGILSDEMIDLFLKWNAEDPVDDIEKRRNEYHGNPYNPVYKSSQGNRNPFIDNPELANRIWGGEYKASNLWVK
- a CDS encoding DUF2892 domain-containing protein — encoded protein: MFHRYIKLGIAAVLFAVSIWQFVEGNIGNGIFLLFLISLVILLYYKNEFILLAFLKLRKQDFDGAKKWLDKIKNPDTALVRKQNGYYNYLLGIMCSQTNLNASEKYMKKAIEFGLNMDQDLAMAKLQLAGIAMTKRRKLEATKLLSEAQKLDKQGALKDQVKMMKQQMKKI
- a CDS encoding RsmB/NOP family class I SAM-dependent RNA methyltransferase gives rise to the protein MRLHRNLVFTVIDSLLAIFNDGEYADKMVARALKKDKRWGSADRKFVAETIYEIVRWRRLYAEIAEVKDPINRDDAWRIFAVWAVLRGYKLPDWKYFENTPERRIKGRFDELTKTRKYRESIPDWMDELGVKELGEEKWTTELAAQNKQASVILRVNTLKTTRQKLYGILMDLDIETIIPEEYPDALILKERANVFMTDAFKEGLFEVQDASSQRVARLLDVQPGMRVVDTCAGAGGKTLHIASLMENKGQIIAMDIYESKQKQLKIRARRNGAFNIEYRIIEGTKTIKKLHEKADRVLIDAPCSGLGVLKRNPDSKWKLRPEFVEEIKQVQEQVLQDYSKILKSGGKMVYATCSILPSENEHQIAKFLSSEAGKDFKLVEDHKILASESGFDGFYMALLEKK
- a CDS encoding endonuclease I family protein, translated to MKILLVTIASFLLSFSGCSKDPIITEATPGKEKPTIPTKPEDGHNEKPDPGTPGDYIIPANQKEYYAVVDFSKQGKELKDQLTRLLEDTHTKNLKYTPEVWEATKATDYVPITSGKPTEVYLLYGHDNKGNSADKQAYTRAMSKQNQGGAATDTWNREHVYTQNAGNFKTKPEGIGTDIHNLRSSDTGWNGLRSNLKFIAGSGYSGKVGEGWYPGNEWKGDVARMMMYMYVRYGQQCLPSKNAIGSTANTPDGMIDLLLQWNAEDPVSEIEKRRNEYHGNTNNPYAQGNRNPFIDNPYLATQIWGGKPAHNLWVK
- a CDS encoding RNA polymerase sigma factor, whose protein sequence is MVDEIALLHRLKNNDTKHEAFRDLISAYQERLYMHIRTIVLNHDDTDDVLQETFIKVYQNIDTFKGNSQLFSWLYRIATNQALDFLRQKSKKLNILDTEFNDYLVNQLEADSLFDGDEAELLLQKAIASLPQKQQLVFKMKYYEDLNYQSISEILQTSVGALKASYHHAVKKIEQFLEAN
- a CDS encoding LysR family transcriptional regulator, coding for MKANLEWFRTFKAIYEIGTLSGAAKELYLTQPGVSLHINSLEAYTGFALFERTPRRMLPTERGKLLYQQILPSISHLEDVETKFKKKAGQDRITITIGMCEETFQQTLEHNIPTFDFNIIIQFGKSSYLKEQLKKGFLDLIITNESDTNKDIIYTHLAHETYQIVAGKQSCLDAFNLLKLKDKAVIEQWLITQSWYSTATEMDVLNAFWQLNFGHAAPFTANYIVPNKFSIVRCLTIGKGLGLLPDLITKGTLSENKLVKLWDGYKPLDNDLYLAKRSKTLFEDQIKQVEEVLIQEYHTMKT